Proteins from one Epinephelus moara isolate mb chromosome 1, YSFRI_EMoa_1.0, whole genome shotgun sequence genomic window:
- the sltm gene encoding SAFB-like transcription modulator, with product MATGAISTESKKISELRVVDLKSELKRRNLDTSGVKSVLVARLRQALQDEDGDAENIQVPLSTDSSARKSGKAKGKKVDSDADTTGEEDVFSKETEEYESEKDVTDTDDGTRENSKPAPCEDSLAEPEADALAEAEPESEAVAAEADSEPEPEPEPEVDAEADPEVDAEPEVDADAEPEVDEDADPEMDGEAEPEGEADLAEMEAEAMNSPKEAEDDHLSVSIQNEDAITLDVDGDDLLETGKHVKLPDPEAEKGTDEPEASAETGPDDDMKAEETEGHKDGKKDDGSRGEPTKKDGREAQKKAETGDKDKDSGKKGPSTTGASGQAKSSSRDRDGKATKDEKGVVSSSSNSSSSRNIWVSGLSSNTKAADLKNLFGKYGKVLSAKVVTNARSPGSKCYGLVTMSSSTEVTRCVSHIDCTELHGQQIYVERAKNDPFKKESSKKEAEDKASSSKSSDKRTSTGIKQTNKAQPSYKKEDKKSDKLSEKDKDLSKKQEARSGNSESVSSNSGQDSAKKDDRKHGRAKSPGKMAVIHHPKGDSNFGKMRPFRRGRYFDKPFVNMNVQRRPKWLIPPEELEMMRDRPRPFANKGEVKDILPFEKMKEQRMRERVARVERVRRAVELRRRREIAEQERRERERVRLLREREERENLLRERQRLEMERQKLERERLERERLERERARIEQERRKEAERLAREREELRRQQEQLRYEQEKRNNLKRGREVEHSRRDDSYWNGNKKMQSESDVRMNQGSNYNRQQNRFSNFSPRERGRFPEAAAEQPNTYDRRNRFDGEPEPKKSRPAPHRESSGFERYPKSFETVRRPEPPPPPRTELRDTDRRDRDERRPVPMHDRPMGARATMPGMSHNRSPRDGGHGWKNDGGMNTNKGDMRGPMRMRAERSGRDGPGPSMRGGASASRGRSSFNERDGRPMVMSDQPFSSGRQVVVERHSRDQGMRKEWHGGSSSQAGGYPDNRRMGDSRGSMMAPSSHSSSGMNRIVQITNNSMPSGGNVGGFKPFKGTPRQF from the exons ATGGCGACGGGTGCCATTTCCACGGAGTCGAAGAAAATATCCGAATTAAGAGTTGTTGATCTTAAATCCGAGCTCAAACGAAGGAATTTGGACACTTCTGGTGTAAAGAGCGTTCTTGTTGCAAGATTGAGACAG GCTCTTCAGGATGAAGATGGTGATGCAGAAAATATTCAAGTCCCACTTTCAACTGACTCATCAGCTCGGAAAAGTGGGAAAGCCAAAg GGAAGAAAGTGGATTCAGATGCGGACACCACTGGGGAAGAGGATGTGTTTTCCAAG gaAACTGAGGAGTATGAGTCAGAAAAAG ATGTAACTGATACAGATGATGGTACTCGTGAAAATTCTAAGCCTGCACCCTGTGAGGACAGCCTCGCTGAGCCTGAGGCTGACGCCCTGGCTGAGGCTGAGCCAGAGTCAGAAGCTGTGGCGGCAGAGGCTGATTCAGAGCCTGAGCCAGAACCAGAGCCAGAGGTGGATGCGGAGGCTGACCCAGAGGTGGATGCTGAGCCAGAGGTCGATGCAGACGCTGAGCCAGAGGTGGATGAGGACGCCGACCCAGAGATGGATGGGGAGGCTGAGCCAGAGGGGGAGGCCGATCTGGCTGAGATGGAGGCTGAAGCCATGAATTCCCCCAAAGAAGCTGAGGACGATCACCTGTCGGTCTCAATCCAAAATGAAGACGCCATCACCCTAGATGTTGATGGTGATGATCTCTTGGAAACAGGTAAACATGTGAAACTTCCAGATCCAGAGGCCGAGAAGGGCACTGATGAGCCAGAGGCCTCTGCTGAGACGGGCCCAGATGATGACATGAAAGCGGAAGAGACCGAGGGCCACAAAGATGGTAAGAAAGATGATGGATCCAGGGGTGAGCCCACGAAGAAAGACGGCAGAGAGGCCCAGAAGAAAGCTGAAACAGGAGACAAAGACAAGGATTCTGGGAAGAAAGGCCCCTCCACTACTGGGGCATCAGGTCAAGCAAAGAG CTCTtcaagagacagagatggaaaagCTACAAAAGATGAAAAGG GAGTCGTCAGCagtagcagcaacagcagctctTCTCGTAACATATGGGTGAGCGGCCTGTCTTCAAACACAAAAGCAGCTGATCTGAAGAACCTGTTTGGCAAATATGGGAAG GTTCTAAGCGCCAAGGTGGTTACAAATGCTCGCAGTCCTGGTTCAAAGTGTTACGGCTTGGTGACGATGTCCTCCAGTACAGAGGTGACACGGTGCGTCTCCCATATCGACTGTACAGAGCTTCATGGACAGCAGATATATGTTGAAAGG GCCAAAAATGATCCCTTCAAAAAGGAGAGCTCAAAGAAGGAAGCAGAGGACAAAGCGAGTTCCAGCAAATCAAGTGACAAACGCACTTCCACTGGGATAAAACAGACTAACAA AGCACAGCCATCTTACAAAAAAGAGGACAAGAAGTCGGATAAACTCTCCGAAAAGGACAAAGATTTATCCAAGAAGCAGGAGGCCAGAAGCGGAAATTCAGAATCAGTTTCATCCAACTCGGGGCAAGATTCTGCAAAGAAAGATGACAGAAAGCATGGGA gGGCAAAGAGCCCAGGCAAAATGGCGGTGATACATCATCCCAAAGGAGATTCGAATTTTGGCAAAATGAGACCTTTCAGAAGGGGAAGGTATTTTGACAAA ccctTTGTCAACATGAATGTTCAAAGGCGGCCAAAATGGTTGATTCCTCCCGAAGAG TTAGAGATGATGAGAGATAGGCCGCGACCTTTTGCCAACAAGGGGGAAGTCAAAGACATCCTGCCTTTTGAGAAGATGAAGGAGCAGAGGATGCGTGAACGGGTGGCTCGTGTGGAGCGCGTTCGTAGAGCTGTGGAGTTGCGCAG acggCGTGAAATTGCTGAACAAGAACGTCGTGAACGTGAGCGTGTCCGCCTGTTACGGGAGCGTGAAGAACGGGAGAACCTGCTCCGGGAACGACAGAGACTTGAGATGGAAAGACAAAAACTGGAAAGGGAGCgcttggagagagagaggcttgagagagaaagagcccGTATAGAGCAG GAGCGGCGTAAAGAGGCAGAACGCCTGGCACGTGAACGTGAGGAGCTGCGTAGACAGCAGGAGCAGCTCCGTTATGAGCAGGAGAAGAGAAACAACCTCAAGAGGGGCCGTGAAGTGGAACACAG CCGGAGAGACGATTCCTACTGGAACGGCAACAAGAAGATGCAGTCTGAGTCTGATGTCCGTATGAACCAAGGCTCAAACTACAACCGGCAGCAGAACCGCTTTTCAAACTTCTCTCCCCGAGAGAGGGGCCGTTTTCCAGAGGCTGCTGCTGAGCAGCCCAACACGTATGACAG ACGTAACCGGTTTGACGGTGAGCCCGAGCCAAAGAAGAGTCGCCCTGCTCCTCACCGAGAGAGCTCCGGCTTTGAGCGCTACCCCAAGAGCTTCGAAACAGTCCGCAGACCTGAGCCACCTCCTCCACCGCGCACCGAGCTCCGGGACACCGACCGCAGGGACAGAGATGAGAGGCGTCCCGTGCCCATGCATGACCGCCCTATGGGAGCCAGAGCTACAATGCCCGGCATGTCGCACAACCGCTCACCCAGGGACGGAGGGCATGGATGGAAGAACGATGGAGGCATGAACACCAATAAGGGAGATATGCg AGGACCTATGCGCATGCGTGCAGAGCGATCAGGCAGAGATGGTCCAGGCCCATCTATGAGGGGAGGCGCCTCGGCCAGCCGTGGAAGGAGCAGCTTTAATGAGCGAGATGGGAGACCCATGGTGATGAGTGACCAG CCCTTCAGCTCTGGCCGCCAGGTTGTGGTGGAACGTCACAGCAGGGATCAGGGGATGAGGAAGGAGTGGCATGGTGGATCAAGCTCCCAGGCTGGGGGCTACCCTGACAATCGCAGAATGGGAGACAGCCGGGGCAGCATGATGGCTCCGTCCAG TCACTCTTCATCTGGAATGAACCGAATTGTACAGATCACCAACAACTCCATGCCCAGCGGTGGAAACGTGGGTGGATTCAAACCCTTCAAAGGAACGCCGCGGCAGTTCTAA